In Nocardia sp. NBC_00403, one DNA window encodes the following:
- a CDS encoding SDR family NAD(P)-dependent oxidoreductase — protein MEHRAGRVAAPADERGQIVVIASVFSFLNGMFCAPYAVSKASVEALGRTLHVELAGDGIAVTTAHFGSVDTDLIHGSLDGDPLTERLEALLPGALTKRITADRAATELLRGAERRKAWIVAPTPWSPLDWLRGMSRPLGDTALVKWPTLRNLVAEARRREGEGRP, from the coding sequence GTGGAACACCGTGCAGGCAGGGTTGCCGCACCTGCGGACGAGCGGGGGCAGATCGTGGTCATCGCGTCGGTGTTTTCATTCCTGAACGGGATGTTCTGCGCACCGTACGCGGTGAGCAAGGCGAGCGTGGAGGCGCTCGGCCGGACCTTGCATGTCGAACTCGCCGGTGACGGAATCGCGGTTACCACAGCGCATTTCGGGTCCGTCGACACCGATCTGATACACGGCAGCCTGGACGGTGACCCGCTGACCGAGCGGCTGGAGGCGCTGTTGCCCGGTGCTCTGACCAAGCGGATCACCGCCGATCGAGCCGCGACGGAGCTGTTGCGCGGTGCTGAACGTCGTAAGGCGTGGATTGTTGCCCCCACGCCATGGTCGCCGCTCGATTGGTTGCGCGGAATGTCCAGGCCGCTCGGCGACACCGCCTTGGTCAAGTGGCCGACGCTGCGGAATCTGGTCGCCGAGGCGCGTCGAAGGGAAGGTGAAGGGCGGCCGTGA
- a CDS encoding NADP-dependent oxidoreductase: MYAITQDRFGGPEVLYRTEVERPQPGSGEVLVRVRAAGVNPVDSAVRAGHFPLFPAPPFALGWDVAGVVEAVGPGVTQFEVGAEVFGMPLFPKAAGAYAEYLVAPAAELALKPAALSMSEAGALPLAGLTAWQGLVGLAGIEAGQRVLIHAAAGGVGHLAVQVAKARGAHVVGTARAENHAFLAGLGADELIDYTATDFAAAIDPVDVVFDLVGGEYAPRSLGVLKPGGVLVTTVGHNPGLTPTEAEQHGVRLETVFVHPSAADLTDLAGLAETGALRVHIEREFDLADAAEAHASTGSAKGKTVLVP; this comes from the coding sequence ATGTACGCGATCACTCAAGACCGGTTCGGTGGGCCCGAGGTGCTGTATCGGACCGAGGTCGAGCGGCCGCAGCCCGGTTCCGGCGAGGTGCTGGTTCGGGTGCGGGCGGCGGGGGTGAACCCGGTGGACTCGGCGGTTCGGGCCGGGCATTTCCCGCTGTTTCCCGCGCCGCCGTTCGCGCTGGGCTGGGATGTTGCGGGTGTTGTGGAGGCGGTGGGTCCGGGGGTGACGCAGTTCGAGGTTGGTGCGGAGGTTTTCGGGATGCCGCTGTTCCCGAAGGCGGCGGGTGCGTACGCGGAGTATCTGGTGGCGCCCGCCGCTGAGCTGGCGCTCAAGCCTGCGGCCCTGTCGATGTCGGAGGCGGGCGCGTTGCCGCTGGCCGGGCTGACTGCGTGGCAGGGCTTGGTCGGGCTTGCCGGGATCGAGGCCGGGCAGCGCGTGTTGATCCATGCCGCGGCCGGCGGGGTCGGGCATCTGGCGGTGCAGGTTGCCAAGGCTCGCGGCGCGCACGTTGTCGGCACCGCGCGGGCCGAGAATCACGCCTTCCTGGCCGGGTTGGGTGCCGACGAGCTGATCGATTACACCGCAACCGATTTCGCCGCCGCGATCGATCCGGTGGATGTGGTATTCGACCTGGTCGGCGGCGAGTACGCACCGCGCTCCCTCGGTGTGTTGAAGCCGGGGGGTGTGCTGGTCACCACGGTCGGTCACAATCCTGGGTTGACCCCGACCGAAGCCGAGCAGCACGGTGTCCGCTTAGAGACCGTGTTCGTCCATCCGTCGGCGGCGGATCTGACCGACCTCGCCGGTCTCGCCGAAACCGGTGCGCTGCGCGTCCACATCGAGCGGGAGTTCGACCTCGCCGACGCCGCCGAGGCGCACGCGTCGACCGGAAGTGCGAAGGGCAAAACCGTTCTTGTCCCGTGA